One stretch of Halichoerus grypus chromosome 8, mHalGry1.hap1.1, whole genome shotgun sequence DNA includes these proteins:
- the LOC118545167 gene encoding disintegrin and metalloproteinase domain-containing protein 20-like, translating to MAVGEALVHTRVTLLLLGVGMSLFISGQSQARPSQHFSPELVIPLKVTGRGRGIKGPGWLSYSLQFGGQRHIVHIRVKKLLISKPFPVFTYTDQHALHQDQPFVPDDCYYHGYVEGIPESLVALSTCSGGFRGMLQINDLAYEIEPMRFSATFEHLVYKIDSDDTQFPPMRCGLTEEEIARHLQLRASYNSTLMQSSYMGWWTHLRFLELVVVVDHLRFLYYESNVTVVQREVFDVVSIIDILYYPLEVDVILTGIEIWSERNLVASDNIEQLMEDFAIWKFLSLDARLHHDTAHLFIKKYFGVKLGVAYVGGICQRPFNSGIDVFEGDSLYNFALTVSHELGHNLGMSHDTEQCVCGLQWCIMYPSHRVTTRFSNCSYAQYWDNTLTSGLCIHSPPYPGNILRVQYCGNLVVEEGEECDCGTIHQCVNDPCCLLNCTLKPGATCTFGICCKDCKFMPSGTLCRHHINECDLPEWCNGTFHQCPEDVYVQDGIPCGDDAYCYKGSCNNHDKQCREIFGKDARGASQSCYKEINTQGNRFGHCGITDLIYVKCEAPDILCGRVQCENVQVIPSLIQHSTVHQLHFNDTTCWGTDYHLGMAIPDIGQVKEGTVCGPEKICIHKKCVNMTHPPRDCQTNETCHLHGVCNNKQHCHCRRGWAPPYCKHAGHGGSIDSGPPPGKPVVEAKPMLGYLSLLWLIPSTAFVLFCPLVLCKRKKKKREREEEES from the coding sequence ATGGCAGTGGGTGAGGCCCTGGTGCACACCAGGGTCACTCTTCTGCTACTCGGGGTAGGAATGTCTCTGTTCATTTCTGGCCAGTCTCAGGCAAGGCCCTCCCAGCACTTCTCCCCAGAATTGGTGATCCCCTTGAAGGTGACTGGCAGGGGCAGAGGTATAAAAGGTCCAGGCTGGCTCTCCTACAGCCTGCAGTTTGGGGGCCAGAGACACATTGTCCACATTAGGGTCAAGAAGCTCTTGATCTCCAAACCCTTCCCGGTATTCACCTATACGGACCAGCATGCCCTCCACCAGGATCAGCCTTTTGTTCCTGATGACTGCTACTATCATGGTTATGTGGAAGGAATCCCTGAGTCCCTGGTTGCCCTCAGTACTTGTTCTGGAGGTTTTCGAGGAATGCTACAGATTAATGACCTTGCTTATGAAATTGAGCCAATGAGGTTTTCTGCCACATTTGAACACCTGGTGTATAAGATAGACAGTGACGATACACAATTCCCACCTATGAGATGTGGgttaacagaagaggaaatagcACGCCATTTGCAGTTGAGGGCATCATATAATTCTACTCTGATGCAAAGCTCTTACATGGGCTGGTGGACCCACTTGCGCTTTCTTGAGCTGGTAGTAGTTGTGGACCATCTTCGATTCCTTTACTACGAAAGTAATGTGACAGTAGTACAGCGTGAAGTATTTGATGTTGTCAGTATAATAGATATCTTATATTACCCTTTGGAGGTTGATGTAATTTTGACCGGGATTGAAATCTGGAGTGAAAGAAACCTAGTTGCCTCCGATAACATAGAACAACTTATGGAGGATTTTGCTATTTGGAAGTTTCTCAGTCTTGATGCACGACTGCATCATGATACTGCCCatcttttcataaaaaaatattttggcgTAAAACTTGGAGTTGCCTATGTCGGAGGAATATGCCAGCGTCCTTTTAACAGTGGAATTGATGTGTTTGAAGGAGACAGTCTGTATAATTTTGCACTTACTGTGTCCCATGAACTTGGTCATAATTTGGGTATGTCTCATGATACTGAACAATGTGTGTGTGGGCTTCAGTGGTGCATAATGTATCCTTCCCACAGGGTGACAACTCGGTTCAGCAATTGCAGTTATGCCCAGTATTGGGACAACACTCTCACGAGTGGATTATGTATTCACTCACCTCCATATCCAGGGAATATCTTGAGGGTACAGTACTGTGGGAACCTAGTGGTTGAAGAAGGAGAGGAGTGTGATTGTGGGACCATACACCAGTGTGTAAATGATCCCTGTTGTCTGTTGAACTGCACTCTGAAGCCTGGAGCTACTTGTACTTTTGGAATTTGTTGCAAAGACTGCAAGTTCATGCCATCAGGGACTTTGTGCAGACATCACATCAATGAATGTGACCTTCCAGAGTGGTGCAATGGGACATTTCATCAGTGTCCAGAAGATGTATATGTACAGGATGGGATTCCCTGTGGTGACGATGCCTACTGCTATAAAGGGAGTTGTAATAACCATGACAAACAGTGCAGGGAGATTTTTGGCAAAGATGCAAGGGGTGCATCTCAGAGTTGCTACAAAGAAATCAACACCCAAGGAAATCGATTTGGTCACTGTGGTATCACAGAcctaatatatgtaaaatgtgagGCCCCTGATATTCTATGTGGAAGAGTGCAGTGTGAAAATGTGCAAGTGATTCCCAGTCTGATCCAGCATTCTACAGTGCATCAGCTTCACTTCAATGACACCACTTGCTGGGGCACTGATTATCATTTAGGGATGGCCATACCTGATATTGGTCAAGTGAAAGAGGGCACAGTGTGTGGTCCAGAAAAGATATGCATCCACAAGAAGTGTGTCAATATGACCCATCCACCACGAGACTGTCAGACTAACGAGACCTGCCACCTGCACGGAGTCTGCAATAATAAACAGCATTGCCACTGCCGCCGTGGATGGGCGCCTCCTTACTGCAAGCACGCGGGCCATGGAGGCAGTATTGACAGCGGGCCACCTCCTGGGAAGCCCGTAGTAGAAGCAAAGCCAATGTTGGGTTACCTGTCATTATTGTGGCTTATTCCTTCTACTGCTTTCGTTTTATTTTGCCCTCTTGTACTTTGtaagcgaaaaaaaaaaaaaagagagagggaagaagaggaaagctAA